The following coding sequences lie in one Halogeometricum rufum genomic window:
- a CDS encoding CBS domain-containing protein, with amino-acid sequence MNVADAMTPREDVVTVELPGTRDDVLEYLQERGFSSVPVVKQTDDGEAYRGLVTRQDLIEHPDENQLAVLMHDVPTTTADTSIEDAAHLMVEQNARRVPVVDGELEGIVTVTDVIRAIARSQVDLDATADEVATLDVNTTYEGAPLTVAEREIFYANVPYTVALDESGVMSGILTEVDIIDVARVVEGEDETGDSVANQDDEWMWEGIKGVGSRYIPTRNVEIPTEPVATFMSTDMVTVSKRTSAVEAAQAMITNDIEQIPLVSGDQLVGIVRDVDLLEAL; translated from the coding sequence ATGAATGTAGCCGACGCGATGACGCCGCGAGAGGACGTGGTGACCGTGGAACTCCCCGGCACCCGCGACGACGTTCTGGAGTATCTCCAAGAGCGCGGCTTCTCGTCCGTTCCGGTCGTCAAGCAGACCGACGACGGCGAGGCGTACCGCGGCCTCGTCACCCGACAGGACCTCATCGAACACCCCGACGAGAACCAACTGGCCGTCCTGATGCACGACGTGCCGACGACGACGGCCGACACGTCCATCGAGGACGCAGCTCACCTGATGGTCGAGCAGAACGCCCGCCGCGTCCCCGTCGTCGACGGCGAACTGGAGGGCATCGTCACCGTCACGGACGTGATTCGCGCCATCGCCCGCAGTCAGGTCGACCTCGACGCGACGGCCGACGAGGTGGCGACGCTCGACGTGAACACGACGTACGAGGGCGCCCCCCTGACCGTCGCCGAGCGCGAGATATTCTACGCGAACGTCCCCTACACCGTCGCGCTCGACGAGTCGGGCGTGATGTCCGGCATCCTCACCGAGGTGGACATCATCGACGTCGCCCGGGTCGTCGAGGGCGAGGACGAGACGGGCGACTCCGTGGCGAACCAGGACGACGAGTGGATGTGGGAGGGCATCAAGGGCGTCGGCAGTCGCTACATCCCGACCCGGAACGTCGAGATACCGACCGAACCCGTCGCCACGTTCATGAGCACGGACATGGTCACCGTCTCGAAGCGCACGTCCGCCGTCGAGGCGGCGCAGGCGATGATCACGAACGACATCGAGCAGATTCCGCTCGTCAGCGGCGACCAACTCGTCGGCATCGTCCGCGACGTGGACCTGCTGGAGGCGCTGTAG
- a CDS encoding DUF7555 family protein yields MDLDSDTVDSRPNGDAGPDDATPTADRLARTTLDAATWGVVLALLGAALLGVVGLVVGNGLVGFKRGLFVFGFLAMGGSLLALRPRRPWNRGGGRDGDAGRDESAERSDPPADAASGPPTLLPDSLAPDPAHRASWGLRLFFGGIWALVGSYVLETVFEVVPV; encoded by the coding sequence ATGGACCTCGATTCGGACACCGTGGACTCCCGCCCGAACGGCGACGCCGGCCCGGACGACGCGACGCCGACGGCGGACCGACTCGCTCGAACGACACTCGACGCCGCGACGTGGGGCGTCGTCCTCGCCCTCCTCGGCGCCGCCCTCCTCGGCGTCGTCGGCCTCGTCGTCGGCAACGGACTCGTCGGCTTCAAGCGGGGACTGTTCGTCTTCGGCTTCCTCGCGATGGGCGGGTCGCTCCTCGCCCTGCGGCCGCGCCGCCCGTGGAACCGCGGCGGCGGGCGAGACGGGGACGCCGGGCGCGACGAGAGCGCAGAGCGGTCGGACCCGCCGGCGGACGCCGCAAGCGGGCCGCCGACGCTGTTGCCCGATTCGCTCGCGCCGGACCCGGCCCACCGGGCGTCGTGGGGGCTTCGTCTCTTCTTCGGCGGAATCTGGGCGCTCGTGGGGTCGTACGTGCTGGAGACGGTGTTCGAGGTCGTGCCCGTCTGA
- a CDS encoding DUF7130 family rubredoxin-like protein produces MADENPTVTVGTTVYTEDGSALGTVRGFDDDGLFVTTREGVASLSVEHERAGHEFGGAELMWRCTQCGEMGDIEELPESCPNCDAPKEDIYYWTED; encoded by the coding sequence ATGGCCGACGAGAATCCCACAGTCACGGTCGGAACGACCGTCTACACCGAAGACGGAAGCGCGCTCGGCACCGTCCGCGGGTTCGACGACGACGGCCTCTTCGTGACGACGCGCGAGGGCGTCGCCAGCCTCTCGGTCGAACACGAACGCGCCGGCCACGAGTTCGGCGGGGCGGAACTGATGTGGCGGTGCACCCAGTGCGGCGAGATGGGCGACATCGAGGAACTCCCGGAGTCGTGTCCGAACTGCGACGCGCCGAAAGAGGACATCTACTACTGGACCGAGGACTGA
- a CDS encoding outer membrane protein assembly factor BamB family protein: MRPPSRRAVLRLAGLALAGTAGCTSRGGDASSPTDSPTRPPTATPTESPPDTETYGPTDGPDERLTRTPPGDPPLNPNGSWPQYRFDAGNTGYAPDTAGLRDATGHWALDAGHAPSVAEGTLFNVRTREDPATFARRDPATAELRSRTELVSYAVNSPPAVDDDRAFVTTFVEVFCLATGRDEVLWRGPEMDGIHGAPTVADDALLVNSGGFSGARARLAAFDFDGTPRWSYTAAADSHSTPAVGDGAAFVDTGEDVHAVELDTGAERFRTDVVGDRWANVVVAGETAFVAGRADGGDGPDRLYALDAAAGSVRWQADTGRWDGPPVVADGVVYLLDADETLVALDVDDGAEVRSFGRRAVPLARTGDVLYATSAGTLYAYDATTGDGLWSYGTPEVRVADTVNRGIDGITPVDGAVYVDAADGLHGIGPAE, encoded by the coding sequence ATGCGCCCTCCATCCAGACGCGCGGTCCTCCGACTGGCCGGCCTCGCCCTCGCGGGCACCGCGGGGTGTACCTCGCGCGGAGGCGACGCGTCGTCCCCGACGGACTCGCCGACCCGACCGCCGACGGCGACGCCGACCGAATCGCCGCCCGACACCGAGACGTACGGGCCGACGGACGGCCCGGACGAACGCCTCACGCGGACGCCGCCCGGAGACCCGCCGCTGAATCCGAACGGGTCGTGGCCGCAGTACCGCTTCGACGCCGGCAACACCGGCTACGCGCCGGACACCGCGGGTCTCCGGGACGCGACGGGCCACTGGGCGTTGGACGCCGGACACGCGCCGAGCGTCGCGGAGGGGACGCTGTTCAACGTTCGCACCCGTGAGGACCCGGCGACGTTCGCCCGGCGCGACCCCGCGACGGCCGAACTCCGCTCGCGGACCGAACTCGTCTCCTACGCGGTGAACAGCCCACCCGCCGTCGACGACGACCGGGCGTTCGTCACGACGTTCGTCGAGGTGTTCTGTCTCGCCACCGGCCGCGACGAAGTCCTGTGGCGCGGGCCGGAGATGGACGGTATCCACGGCGCGCCGACCGTCGCCGACGACGCACTCCTCGTCAACAGCGGTGGCTTCTCCGGCGCGCGCGCCCGACTCGCGGCGTTCGACTTCGACGGGACCCCGCGCTGGTCGTACACGGCGGCCGCGGACTCGCACTCGACCCCGGCAGTCGGCGACGGCGCGGCGTTCGTCGACACGGGCGAGGACGTTCACGCCGTCGAACTCGACACGGGAGCGGAGCGATTCAGGACCGACGTCGTCGGCGACCGCTGGGCGAACGTCGTCGTCGCCGGCGAGACGGCGTTCGTCGCGGGCCGTGCGGACGGCGGCGACGGCCCGGACCGACTGTACGCGCTCGACGCCGCCGCCGGGAGCGTCCGATGGCAGGCCGACACCGGGCGCTGGGACGGTCCGCCGGTGGTCGCCGACGGCGTCGTCTACCTCCTCGACGCGGACGAGACGCTCGTCGCCCTCGACGTCGACGACGGCGCGGAAGTCCGCTCGTTCGGTCGTCGCGCCGTCCCACTCGCTCGAACCGGCGACGTGTTGTACGCGACGAGTGCGGGGACGCTGTACGCCTACGACGCGACGACGGGCGACGGCCTGTGGTCGTACGGGACGCCGGAGGTACGGGTCGCGGACACGGTGAACCGAGGAATCGACGGAATCACGCCCGTCGACGGGGCGGTGTACGTCGACGCCGCCGACGGCCTGCACGGAATCGGGCCGGCGGAGTAG
- a CDS encoding PPC domain-containing DNA-binding protein produces MNYRAVESSREFLVSLDNGADWREEIEEFAQLEDIESAWFNAMGAVQDAEVWFYDQDDQEYQSVQFDEPLEVAACVGNVALLDGEPFAHTHAVLSRRSGQSLAGHLNAGTVFAGEVYLRAFDEPLEREHDDVTDLDLWL; encoded by the coding sequence ATGAACTATCGGGCAGTCGAATCCAGTCGAGAGTTCCTCGTCTCGCTGGACAACGGGGCGGACTGGCGGGAGGAGATAGAGGAGTTCGCGCAACTGGAAGACATCGAGTCGGCGTGGTTCAACGCCATGGGCGCGGTGCAGGACGCCGAGGTGTGGTTCTACGACCAGGACGACCAGGAGTACCAGTCGGTCCAGTTCGACGAACCGCTGGAAGTCGCCGCCTGCGTCGGCAACGTCGCGCTTCTGGACGGCGAACCGTTCGCGCACACCCACGCCGTCCTCTCGCGGCGAAGCGGGCAGTCGCTGGCGGGCCACCTCAACGCGGGCACCGTCTTCGCCGGCGAAGTGTACCTCCGCGCGTTCGACGAACCCCTCGAACGCGAACACGACGACGTGACCGACCTCGACCTCTGGTTGTAA
- a CDS encoding DUF7556 family protein: MTPNVAAASDASRTEVMASVDSTPARSEFIIADISCDNAWLSMAAAEAPSLRDWA; encoded by the coding sequence ATGACGCCGAATGTGGCGGCTGCGTCCGACGCGTCGCGCACCGAGGTCATGGCCTCGGTGGACTCCACCCCTGCCCGGTCGGAGTTCATTATCGCAGACATCTCCTGCGACAACGCGTGGCTCTCGATGGCAGCGGCGGAGGCGCCGTCACTTCGAGACTGGGCCTGA
- the glyS gene encoding glycine--tRNA ligase, with the protein MGADRTEGERLTELAKRRGYYFGSNESYGGTAGFYTYGPQGAALKSNVEEAWRDRFAVQEGNMEIDAPTVMPEPVFEASGHLDGFDDMLVECAECGESHRADHLIEDNSDLEDAETLSLEAAAEEIAALDLVCPNCGAALAGQSVESFNLMFETNIGPGSSTPGYLRPETAQGIFVEFPRIKEYARNRLPFGVTQVGRAYRNEISPRKSIVRTREFTQAELEQFVDPERDEPDLSSVEDVAVTLYPASEQEADDGEYVETTVGDAVAEGVVANAWVGYFLGVAQEWYERIGVDTDRFRFRQHLPGELAHYSSDCWDAESEVDGDWIEIAGFSYRSDYDLSKHAEYSEEDYTVFRQYDEPKTVERAVVDPDMSVLGPEFGGAAGDVKAALETLAERDPDAFDADEVTVEVAGESYAVATDVTNFSVEEQTISGEHVTPHVVEPSFGVDRTIYTLLAHAYEEDEVDGEERTYLSLSPEIAPRDVGVFPLVSNVDELVELADDVVADLRAAGLSVVYDDSGSIGRRYRRQDEVGTPFCITVDRDGLEGEGETTVTIRERDSGRQVRVPVSELAAELGAVRGGDRTFDDVAAEYDELTDA; encoded by the coding sequence ATGGGTGCGGACCGAACCGAGGGCGAACGCCTCACCGAGTTGGCGAAGCGGCGCGGCTACTACTTCGGTTCCAACGAGTCCTACGGCGGCACCGCCGGCTTCTACACCTACGGCCCGCAGGGCGCCGCGCTGAAGTCGAACGTCGAGGAGGCGTGGCGCGACCGGTTCGCCGTACAGGAGGGCAACATGGAGATAGACGCGCCGACGGTCATGCCCGAACCGGTCTTCGAGGCGTCGGGCCACCTCGACGGCTTCGACGACATGCTGGTCGAGTGCGCCGAGTGCGGCGAGTCCCACCGCGCGGACCACCTCATCGAGGACAACTCCGACCTCGAAGACGCCGAGACGCTGTCGCTGGAGGCGGCCGCCGAGGAGATAGCCGCCCTCGACCTCGTCTGTCCGAACTGCGGCGCCGCACTCGCCGGCCAGTCCGTCGAGAGCTTCAACCTCATGTTCGAGACGAACATCGGCCCCGGTTCCTCGACGCCGGGCTACCTCCGCCCGGAGACGGCGCAGGGCATCTTCGTGGAGTTCCCGCGCATCAAGGAGTACGCCCGCAACCGCCTCCCGTTCGGCGTGACGCAGGTGGGTCGCGCCTACCGCAACGAGATTTCGCCGCGCAAGAGCATCGTCCGCACGCGGGAGTTCACGCAGGCGGAGTTGGAGCAGTTCGTCGACCCCGAACGCGACGAACCCGACCTGTCGTCGGTCGAGGACGTGGCAGTCACCCTCTACCCGGCGTCCGAACAGGAGGCCGACGACGGCGAGTACGTCGAGACCACCGTCGGCGACGCCGTCGCCGAGGGCGTCGTCGCGAACGCGTGGGTCGGCTACTTCCTCGGCGTCGCACAGGAGTGGTACGAGCGAATCGGCGTCGACACGGACCGCTTCCGGTTCCGTCAGCACCTGCCCGGCGAACTCGCGCACTACTCCAGCGACTGCTGGGACGCCGAGAGCGAGGTGGACGGCGACTGGATAGAGATAGCCGGCTTCTCCTACCGGTCGGACTACGACCTGTCGAAGCACGCCGAGTACTCCGAGGAGGACTACACGGTGTTCCGGCAGTACGACGAACCGAAGACGGTCGAACGCGCCGTCGTGGATCCCGACATGTCCGTCCTCGGTCCCGAGTTCGGCGGCGCGGCGGGCGACGTGAAGGCGGCGCTGGAGACGTTGGCCGAACGCGACCCCGACGCCTTCGACGCCGACGAGGTGACCGTCGAGGTGGCCGGCGAGTCGTACGCCGTCGCCACCGACGTGACGAACTTCTCGGTCGAAGAGCAGACGATAAGCGGCGAACACGTCACGCCGCACGTGGTCGAACCCTCCTTCGGCGTCGACCGGACGATATACACGCTCCTCGCGCACGCGTACGAGGAGGACGAGGTGGACGGCGAGGAACGGACGTACCTGTCGCTGTCGCCCGAAATCGCCCCGCGCGACGTGGGCGTGTTCCCCCTCGTGAGCAACGTCGACGAACTGGTCGAACTCGCCGACGACGTCGTCGCCGACCTGCGCGCCGCCGGCCTCTCGGTCGTCTACGACGACTCCGGCAGCATCGGCCGGCGCTACCGCCGGCAGGACGAGGTCGGCACGCCGTTCTGCATCACCGTCGACCGCGACGGCCTCGAAGGTGAGGGCGAGACCACCGTCACCATCCGCGAACGCGACTCCGGCCGGCAGGTCCGCGTCCCCGTCTCCGAACTCGCCGCGGAACTCGGCGCGGTTCGGGGCGGCGACCGGACGTTCGACGACGTGGCCGCCGAGTACGACGAACTCACCGACGCCTGA
- a CDS encoding LAGLIDADG family homing endonuclease yields the protein MHEDDERYFARIEDRLDEAFDRARAAKGQGRDPRPEVEIPVAKDMADRVENILGIPGVAERVRELEGEMSREEAALELVNDFVEGSVGDYDSRAGKVEGAVRTAVALLTEGVVAAPIEGIDRVEILENDDGTEFVNVYYAGPIRSAGGTAQALSVLVADFARSLLGIEEYEARDVEVERYAEEVALYDKETGLQYSPKDKETKFVAEHMPIMLDGEATGDEEVSGFRDLERVDTNSARGGMCLVMAEGIALKAPKIQRYTRQLDEVDWPWLQDLIDGTYYDDGGADDGDDAEADDGDDTATDDADEGETPDSPDPAGPARVEPATKYLRDLIAGRPVFGHPSVAGGFRLRYGRSRNHGFATAGVHPATMHLVDDFLATGTQIKTERPGKAGGVIPVDSIEGPTVRLANGDVRRIDDPAEALEVRNGVEEILDLGEYLVNFGEFVENNHPLAPAAYAYEWWVQEFESAGAPVQALEDDPSVDLEHPTPDRAFEWATEYDCHLHPDYTYLWHDVSVGAFETLAAAAASGRIVDVEADGGAEPGSTSRRTESDGGVVVRPDDAGPADGVLELDRTPELTRTLESLLVEHTQTEETLRVSEWRLLVRSLGLTADLERTWDGLSAAAREWDGGDNAVKAVNEVAPFDVRERAPTRIGNRMGRPEKSESRDLSPAVHTLFPIGEMGGSQRDVGEAARGRNDQGVRGEVNVLVGERACPDCGTHTYKNRCPDCETHTEPHYECEECGTVVEPDESGRVFCDRCEREVESPDWFSIDVATELRNALENVGERESAYPILKGVKGLTSSNKTPEPIEKGVLRAKHDVSSFKDGTVRYDMTDLPVTSVRPAELDVTAEHFRELGYDTDIDGEKLRFDDQLVELKVQDVVLSDGAAEHMLQTADFVDDLLEKFYGLEPFYEVEERDDLVGELVFGMAPHTSAAVVGRVVGFTSAAVGYAHPYFHAAKRRNCFHPETKVWYRDESDEWHHDRIREFVEARLDDPSTDDFGTLVQELDGDVFVPSIDEHGDEVVRPVEAVSKHRAPDHMVRIETRSGREVTVTPDHDVHVFDGDGISSKRASELTTDDHAIVPDRLASVDVGRGIPEFDLLDEFLSLDEFPVDRLTVRGLDKDALYDLFESALSDRWDGTFYPLQSTADYLGVTKKRLGNYLYRESIPVSILSELFETREELLSHIPDDVRLGMKHGRTAIDRRVHVDADVATLLGYYAAEGFAREQQTPKGTIHQTTICGTEPEARDYFVETLRDAFGVDPYRENEAKVTVSGRLLRTFFDTVLEAGVFADEKRVPQFVFDAPDSLVEAYLRGYFSGDGTVDANALKVSATTVSSELKEDLLALFTRLGITAKADILEPTLLREKFPDYYDVGDQSMSASSYVVHITSSDAVRFARRIGFHLTRKEQQLQSQVDSVSPAARRAFDGGNGDYLVESIVSVESVASDVDHTYCLTVEETHSLIANNLSQKQCDGDEDCVMLLMDGLLNFSKEYLPDKRGGQMDAPLVMSSRIDPSEIDDEAHNMDIVRRYPEAFYEATLEMADPGEVEDLIQLGEDTLGTDDEYRGFDHTHDTTDIALGPDLSAYKTLGSMMDKMDAQLELARKLRAVDETDVAERVIEYHFLPDLIGNLRAFSRQETRCLDCGEKYRRMPLTGDCRECGGRVNLTVHRGSVNKYMDTAIQVAEEFDCRPYTKQRLEVLEKSLESVFENDKNKASKLGDFM from the coding sequence GTGCACGAGGACGACGAACGGTACTTCGCGCGGATCGAGGACCGTCTCGACGAGGCGTTCGACCGCGCCCGCGCCGCGAAAGGACAGGGACGTGACCCGCGGCCCGAGGTCGAGATTCCGGTCGCCAAGGACATGGCCGACCGCGTGGAGAACATCCTCGGAATTCCGGGCGTCGCCGAACGCGTCCGCGAACTGGAGGGGGAGATGTCCCGCGAGGAGGCCGCCCTCGAACTCGTCAACGACTTCGTCGAGGGCAGCGTCGGCGACTACGATTCCCGTGCGGGGAAGGTCGAGGGGGCCGTCAGAACCGCCGTCGCACTCCTCACCGAGGGCGTGGTCGCCGCCCCCATCGAGGGCATCGACCGCGTGGAGATTCTGGAGAACGACGACGGCACCGAGTTCGTCAACGTCTACTACGCCGGCCCGATTCGCTCCGCCGGCGGCACCGCGCAGGCGCTTTCGGTCCTCGTCGCCGACTTCGCCCGGTCGCTCCTCGGCATCGAGGAGTACGAGGCGCGCGACGTGGAGGTGGAACGCTACGCCGAGGAAGTCGCCCTCTACGACAAGGAGACCGGCCTGCAGTACTCGCCGAAGGACAAGGAGACGAAGTTCGTCGCCGAGCACATGCCCATCATGCTCGACGGCGAGGCGACGGGCGACGAGGAGGTGTCCGGGTTCCGCGACTTAGAGCGGGTCGACACCAACTCCGCCCGCGGCGGCATGTGTCTCGTCATGGCCGAGGGTATCGCCCTCAAGGCCCCGAAGATTCAGCGCTACACGCGCCAACTCGACGAGGTGGACTGGCCGTGGCTACAGGACCTCATCGACGGCACCTACTACGACGACGGCGGCGCGGACGACGGCGACGACGCCGAGGCAGACGACGGCGACGACACGGCGACCGACGACGCCGACGAGGGGGAGACGCCCGACTCGCCCGACCCGGCCGGTCCCGCCCGCGTCGAACCCGCCACGAAGTACCTGCGCGACCTCATCGCCGGCCGTCCCGTCTTCGGCCACCCCAGCGTCGCGGGCGGGTTCAGGCTCAGATACGGCCGGTCGCGTAACCACGGCTTCGCGACGGCGGGCGTCCACCCCGCGACGATGCACCTCGTGGACGACTTCCTCGCGACGGGGACGCAGATAAAGACCGAACGCCCGGGGAAGGCCGGCGGCGTCATCCCCGTCGACTCCATCGAGGGGCCGACGGTCAGACTCGCCAACGGCGACGTGCGCCGCATCGACGACCCCGCGGAGGCCCTCGAAGTCCGCAACGGCGTCGAGGAGATTCTCGACCTGGGCGAGTACCTCGTCAACTTCGGCGAGTTCGTCGAGAACAACCACCCCCTCGCGCCCGCCGCCTACGCCTACGAGTGGTGGGTGCAGGAGTTCGAGTCCGCGGGCGCGCCCGTGCAGGCCCTCGAAGACGACCCGAGCGTGGACCTCGAACACCCGACGCCCGACCGGGCGTTCGAGTGGGCGACCGAGTACGACTGCCACCTCCACCCCGACTACACCTACCTCTGGCACGACGTGAGCGTCGGGGCGTTCGAGACGCTGGCCGCCGCCGCCGCCTCGGGTCGCATCGTCGACGTGGAGGCCGACGGCGGCGCCGAACCCGGTTCGACGTCTCGTCGGACGGAGTCCGACGGCGGCGTGGTCGTCCGCCCCGACGACGCCGGCCCGGCCGACGGCGTCCTCGAACTCGACCGCACGCCGGAACTGACCCGGACGCTCGAATCACTCCTCGTCGAACACACGCAGACCGAGGAGACCCTCCGCGTCTCCGAGTGGCGACTGCTCGTCCGTTCGCTCGGACTCACCGCGGACCTCGAACGCACGTGGGACGGACTCTCGGCGGCGGCGCGCGAGTGGGACGGCGGCGACAACGCGGTGAAGGCCGTCAACGAAGTCGCGCCGTTCGACGTGCGCGAACGCGCTCCCACCCGCATCGGCAACCGGATGGGCCGCCCCGAGAAGTCCGAGTCGCGCGACCTCTCGCCGGCCGTCCACACGCTCTTTCCCATCGGCGAGATGGGCGGCAGTCAACGCGACGTGGGCGAGGCGGCCCGCGGCCGCAACGACCAGGGCGTCCGCGGCGAGGTGAACGTCCTCGTCGGCGAACGGGCCTGCCCCGACTGCGGGACGCACACGTACAAGAACCGCTGTCCGGACTGCGAGACGCACACCGAACCGCACTACGAGTGCGAGGAGTGCGGCACCGTCGTCGAACCCGACGAGTCGGGGCGCGTCTTCTGCGACCGCTGTGAACGCGAGGTCGAGAGCCCCGACTGGTTCTCCATCGACGTGGCGACGGAACTCCGAAACGCCTTGGAGAACGTCGGCGAACGCGAGTCGGCCTACCCCATCCTGAAGGGCGTGAAGGGCCTCACCTCCTCGAACAAGACGCCCGAACCCATCGAGAAGGGCGTCCTGCGGGCGAAACACGACGTCTCGTCGTTCAAGGACGGCACCGTCCGCTACGACATGACCGACCTCCCCGTCACCTCCGTCCGCCCCGCGGAACTGGACGTGACGGCCGAGCACTTCCGCGAACTCGGCTACGACACCGACATCGACGGCGAGAAACTCCGGTTCGACGACCAACTGGTCGAACTGAAGGTGCAGGACGTCGTCCTCTCGGACGGCGCGGCCGAACACATGCTACAGACGGCCGACTTCGTCGACGACCTCCTGGAGAAGTTCTACGGGTTAGAGCCGTTCTACGAGGTCGAGGAACGCGACGACCTGGTGGGCGAACTGGTGTTCGGGATGGCGCCGCACACCTCCGCCGCCGTCGTCGGCCGCGTCGTCGGCTTCACCTCCGCCGCCGTCGGCTACGCGCATCCGTACTTCCACGCCGCCAAGCGGCGGAACTGCTTCCACCCCGAGACGAAGGTGTGGTACCGCGACGAGAGCGACGAGTGGCACCACGACCGGATTCGGGAGTTCGTGGAGGCGCGCCTCGACGACCCGAGCACCGACGACTTCGGAACGCTCGTGCAGGAACTCGACGGCGACGTGTTCGTCCCCTCGATAGACGAGCACGGGGACGAGGTGGTACGACCGGTCGAAGCGGTGTCGAAACACCGCGCGCCCGACCACATGGTCCGGATCGAGACGCGGAGCGGTCGGGAGGTGACGGTGACGCCGGACCACGACGTACACGTGTTCGACGGTGATGGTATCTCATCGAAGCGAGCCTCCGAGTTAACGACCGACGATCACGCTATCGTACCGGACCGTCTAGCGTCCGTTGACGTCGGTCGTGGGATTCCTGAGTTCGACCTTCTCGACGAATTCCTCTCGCTCGACGAATTCCCCGTCGACAGGCTCACGGTCCGTGGACTGGACAAAGACGCACTGTACGATCTGTTCGAGAGCGCTCTTTCCGACCGCTGGGACGGAACGTTCTATCCGCTTCAGAGTACCGCAGACTACCTCGGAGTGACGAAAAAGAGGCTCGGCAATTATCTGTATCGGGAGAGTATCCCCGTCTCGATTCTGTCTGAACTGTTCGAGACGAGAGAGGAACTCCTCTCGCACATCCCGGACGACGTTCGACTCGGGATGAAACACGGCCGTACTGCCATCGACAGGCGCGTGCACGTGGACGCGGACGTCGCTACCCTACTCGGTTACTATGCCGCGGAAGGATTCGCACGGGAACAGCAGACGCCGAAAGGGACCATCCACCAGACGACTATCTGCGGTACGGAGCCAGAGGCCCGCGACTACTTCGTGGAAACTCTGCGAGACGCGTTCGGTGTCGACCCGTATCGCGAAAACGAGGCAAAAGTCACAGTCTCTGGGCGTCTCCTGAGAACGTTCTTCGATACCGTACTCGAGGCTGGCGTGTTCGCAGACGAAAAGCGCGTCCCACAGTTCGTCTTCGACGCACCGGACTCACTAGTCGAAGCGTATCTCCGCGGCTACTTCAGCGGAGACGGGACCGTCGACGCTAACGCCTTGAAGGTATCTGCGACGACCGTCAGTTCCGAACTCAAAGAGGACCTTCTCGCGCTATTCACCCGTCTGGGGATTACTGCGAAAGCCGACATCCTGGAACCAACTCTCTTACGCGAGAAGTTCCCCGATTACTACGATGTCGGTGACCAGTCGATGTCGGCGTCTTCCTACGTCGTCCACATCACCTCGTCCGACGCTGTACGGTTCGCTCGACGGATCGGGTTCCACCTGACGCGGAAAGAGCAGCAACTCCAATCACAGGTAGATTCCGTCTCGCCGGCCGCACGGCGTGCATTCGACGGTGGAAACGGCGATTATCTGGTCGAGTCGATCGTCTCGGTCGAGTCCGTCGCTTCGGACGTCGACCACACGTACTGTCTCACGGTCGAGGAAACTCACTCGCTCATCGCAAACAACCTCTCTCAAAAGCAATGCGACGGCGACGAAGACTGCGTCATGCTCCTCATGGACGGCCTCCTGAACTTCTCGAAGGAGTACCTCCCCGACAAGCGCGGCGGGCAGATGGACGCGCCCCTCGTGATGTCCTCGCGCATCGACCCCTCCGAGATAGACGACGAGGCGCACAACATGGACATCGTGCGGCGGTACCCCGAGGCGTTCTACGAGGCGACGTTGGAGATGGCGGACCCCGGCGAGGTGGAGGACCTCATCCAACTCGGTGAGGACACCCTCGGCACCGACGACGAATATCGCGGCTTCGACCACACCCACGACACCACCGACATCGCCCTCGGCCCGGACCTCTCGGCGTACAAGACGCTCGGGTCGATGATGGACAAGATGGACGCGCAGTTGGAACTCGCGCGGAAACTCCGCGCCGTCGACGAGACGGACGTGGCTGAACGCGTCATCGAGTACCACTTCCTGCCGGACCTCATCGGCAACCTCCGCGCGTTCTCCCGGCAGGAGACGCGGTGTCTCGACTGCGGCGAGAAGTACCGCCGGATGCCGCTGACCGGCGACTGCCGGGAGTGCGGCGGCCGAGTGAACCTGACCGTCCACCGCGGGTCGGTGAACAAGTACATGGACACCGCGATTCAGGTGGCCGAGGAGTTCGACTGCCGGCCGTACACGAAACAGCGGTTGGAGGTGCTGGAGAAGAGCTTAGAGAGCGTCTTCGAGAACGACAAGAACAAGGCGTCGAAGCTGGGCGACTTCATGTAA